From Octopus sinensis unplaced genomic scaffold, ASM634580v1 Contig18040, whole genome shotgun sequence, one genomic window encodes:
- the LOC115231278 gene encoding inositol monophosphatase 2-like, translated as MLEAIQTGLKVEFKSSYCDLVTETDRAIENKIKTLIYQNQKFKDHRSLSVPILDLLAKRPSPNVGDSETNSRGLSTRLTEPPTCSQFSQFLCLDCSDIPEEGEFWTNGSACRGVVFNPSTKEMFSAITGRGAFKNGQQMRVSSVSGNK; from the coding sequence ATGCTCGAGGCAATACAAACAGGACTAAAAGTCGAATTCAAATCCTCCTACTGCGATTTGGTCACCGAGACCGACAGggcaatagaaaacaaaataaaaaccctCATCTACCAAAACCAAAAGTTCAAAGACCACAGGTCCCTCTCAGTTCCTATTTTAGATTTATTGGCGAAGAGACCATCGCCCAATGTGGGGGACTCGGAGACGAATTCACGTGGATTGTCGACCCGATTGACGGAACCTCCAACTTGTTCACAATTTTCCCAATTTTTGTGTCTCGATTGCAGTGACATTCCAGAAGAAGGTGAGTTCTGGACTAACGGATCAGCCTGTCGTGGGGTCGTCTTCAATCCGTCCACCAAAGAAATGTTTTCTGCCATCACCGGTCGGGGAGCCTTCAAAAATGGCCAACAAATGCGAGTCTCATCAGTTTCTGGTAACAAATGA